One Carassius carassius chromosome 20, fCarCar2.1, whole genome shotgun sequence DNA segment encodes these proteins:
- the LOC132096013 gene encoding ralA-binding protein 1-like yields MTECFLPPSSSPVEQRRAEHPGGVARTPSSEEISPTKFPGLYRTGDPSPPHDGHHHEPPDVASDDEKEHNKKKNKFKKKEKRTEGYAAFQEDSSADEAESPSKMKRSKGIHVFKKPSFSKKKEKEFKVKEKGPKEEKAKDKKSKDLTAADVVKQWKEKKKKKKPSAEPEPVVAETVVTFRPIFGAPLAEAVRRTALYDGIQLPAVFRECVDYIESYGMKCEGIYRVSGMKSKVDELKAAYDREECPCLEEYDPHTVASLLKQFLRELPDNLVGKELVQRFEEACGRPSEAEKLQEFQRLLGEVPAGSRLLLAWLITHMDHVIARETDTKMNIQNISIVLNPTVQIGNRVLYVFFTHVRELFGDVVLKPVVHPLRWSNMATMPTLPETQESIKEEIRRQEFLLNRLHRDLQAGVKDLSKEERLWEVQRIVTALKRKLREAKRQECETKIAQEIASLSKEDVSKEEMSENEEEVINLLLAQENEILTEQEELISLEQVLRRQIATEKEEIERLRAEIADIQSRQQGRSETEEYSSDSESESEDEEELQIILEDLQKQNEELENKNTHLNQAIHEEQEAILELRVQLRLLQTHKLQQELTSPPTSEQAPPSQPSPEERSRADEPIKRAAAVAIEPTAAASPANGKPGKDAMKPSPSKDKREANQ; encoded by the exons ATGACAGAGTGCTTCCTCCCACCCAGTAGCAGCCCTGTGGAGCAGAGGAGGGCGGAGCATCCAGGGGGCGTGGCTCGTACCCCGAGCTCTGAAGAGATCAGCCCCACTAAGTTCCCAGGTCTGTACCGCACGGGCGACCCCTCACCCCCTCACGACGGACACCACCATGAGCCGCCCGATGTGGCATCGGATGATGAAAAGGAGCACAACAAGAAGAAGAACAAGTTTAAGAAGAAGGAGAAACGCA CCGAGGGATACGCTGCGTTCCAGGAGGACAGTTCTGCAGATGAGGCCGAGAGCCCGTCTAAGATGAAGCGCTCCAAGGGTATCCACGTCTTCAAGAAGCCCAGTTTCTccaagaagaaagaaaaagaattcaAAGTGAAGGAGAAGGGGCCTAAAGAAGAGAAGGCTAAAGACAAGAAGTCCAAAGACCTGACGGCAGCGGACGTGGTGAAACAGTggaaagagaagaagaagaagaaaaagcccAGTGCCGAGCCCGAACCCGTTGTCGCAGAGACAGTTGTGACATTCCGGCCGATCTTCGGAGCGCCTTTAGCGGAAGCGGTGAGGAGAACGGCGCTGTATGATGGGATACAGCTCCCGGCCGTCTTCAGAGAGTGTGTGGACTACATCGAGAGCTACGGCATGAAATGTGAAGGCATCTATCGTGTCTCTG GTATGAAGTCAAAGGTTGACGAGCTGAAAGCAGCGTACGACCGTGAGGAGTGTCCGTGTCTGGAGGAGTATGATCCTCACACAGTGGCCAGTCTGTTGAAGCAGTTCCTGCGAGAGCTGCCTGATAACCTGGTGGGTAAAGAGCTGGTGCAGCGTTTCGAGGAGGCCTGCGGGCGGCCCAGCGAGGCAGAGAAACTGCAggagtttcagaggctcctgggggaGGTTCCCGCGGGGAGCAGACTCCTCCTGGCCTGGCTCATCACTCACATGGACCACGTCATCGCCCGCGAGACTGACACCAAGATGAACATCCAGAACATCTCTATTGTGCTCAATCCCACCGTACAG ATCGGGAATCGTGTGCTGTACGTGTTTTTCACTCACGTCCGTGAGCTGTTCGGTGATGTGGTTCTGAAGCCGGTCGTCCATCCCCTGCGTTGGTCCAATATGGCCACCATGCCAACCCTACCTGAGACCCAGGAGAGCATTAAAGAAGAGATCCGCAGACAG GAGTTCCTCTTGAACCGTCTGCACCGAGATCTGCAGGCCGGTGTGAAGGATCTGTCCAAGGAGGAGAGACTCTGGGAGGTGCAGCGGATCGTCACCGCACTCAAACGCAAGCTCCGCGAGGCCAAGAGACAG GAGTGTGAGACTAAAATCGCGCAGGAGATCGCCAGCCTGTCTAAAGAGGACGTTTCAAAGGAGGAGATGTCTGAAAACGAGGAGGAAGTCATTAATCTTCTCCTGGCACAG GAGAATGAGATCCTAACAGAGCAGGAGGAGCTGATATCACTGGAGCAGGTGCTGCGTCGCCAAATTGCCACAGAGAAAGAAGAAATTGAGCGACTGCGTGCGGAGATCGCAGATATACAGAG ccgtcaGCAGGGCCGCAGTGAAACAGAGGAGTATTCATCAGACAGCGAGAGCGAGAGTGAAGATGAAGAGGAACTGCAGATAATTCTAGAAGACCTGCAGAAACAGAACGAAGAGCTAGAG AATAAAAACACTCATCTGAATCAGGCCATTCACGAGGAACAGGAGGCCATATTGGAACTGCGTGTTCAGCTCCGCCTCCTTCAGACTCACAAGCTACAGCAGGAGCTCACATCCCCGCCCACTTCAGAACAGGCCCCGCCCTCCCAGCCCAGCCCAGAGGAGCGATCTAGAGCGGACGAGCCAATCAAACGTGCCGCAGCAGTCGCCATAGAACCCACTGCTGCTGCCTCCCCAGCCAATGGGAAGCCTGGAAAAGATGCCATGAAGCCATCGCCCAGCAAAGACAAGAGGGAGGCCAACCAGTAA